The following proteins come from a genomic window of Vicinamibacterales bacterium:
- a CDS encoding alginate export family protein, with protein sequence MRTRAIPTVVVAMSFILGAAQLSAQQKPEVSGAQAVAQQAKPVPVAATTKAAATPAAGVAEPKKTGAVKPAPKPPEKVGFARVNNTWPKWLTVTLVDRSRVEAVRPPATKGAEYDSYVMNRFRLTTMVRATPWMQATVQVQDSRIGAYATSPAPKSMQNSLDLRMAYVELGKKGARGVSAIVGRQEMTFADGRLVASPDWGNVGRTYEAVRLAAYRPGVKVEVFGAAPVDVTPNAFSRAKYGERAFGTWVTFDKVKPLAYVDGYMVGKSNYTATGETGTKGDQRVYTTGVRLGGPVGKTIAWEADTAVQRGHSAADSLSAWATHEGVTWTIGKSRMKPKLGVEYNYASGDDNAKDGTKQTFDQLYASTHGKWGLGDNVGWRNMQHMAVKFEVSPTPKLKVNTALNRLQLATVNDAWYGSSGSKVVTNKKATSRDLGWEPDIFGTYTVTKDLSIGLGLAVLVGGDFVTQSTDVERIWTPYVMWTLKF encoded by the coding sequence ATGCGTACGAGAGCTATTCCCACGGTCGTGGTCGCGATGTCGTTCATTCTCGGTGCCGCTCAGCTGAGCGCGCAGCAGAAGCCGGAGGTATCGGGAGCCCAGGCGGTGGCGCAGCAGGCCAAGCCGGTTCCCGTGGCCGCGACCACGAAGGCGGCGGCGACGCCCGCTGCCGGAGTTGCAGAGCCCAAGAAGACTGGCGCCGTCAAGCCCGCTCCGAAGCCGCCGGAGAAGGTCGGCTTCGCCCGCGTCAACAATACCTGGCCGAAGTGGCTGACGGTCACCCTGGTTGACCGCAGTCGCGTCGAGGCTGTACGCCCGCCCGCCACGAAGGGCGCGGAGTACGACAGCTACGTCATGAACCGGTTCCGCCTCACCACCATGGTGAGAGCCACGCCGTGGATGCAGGCGACCGTGCAGGTCCAGGACTCGCGCATTGGGGCCTACGCGACCTCGCCGGCGCCCAAGAGCATGCAGAACAGCCTCGACCTCCGCATGGCCTACGTCGAACTCGGCAAGAAAGGCGCCCGCGGCGTGTCGGCCATCGTCGGTCGCCAGGAGATGACGTTCGCGGATGGGCGCCTCGTGGCCAGCCCGGACTGGGGCAACGTCGGTCGTACCTACGAGGCCGTCCGCCTCGCAGCCTACCGGCCCGGCGTGAAAGTGGAAGTGTTCGGCGCTGCGCCCGTCGACGTGACGCCCAATGCGTTCTCGCGCGCCAAATACGGCGAGCGTGCATTCGGCACATGGGTGACGTTCGACAAGGTGAAGCCTCTCGCCTACGTGGACGGCTATATGGTCGGGAAGAGCAACTACACGGCCACCGGCGAAACCGGGACCAAAGGTGATCAGCGGGTCTACACGACCGGCGTGCGCCTGGGTGGCCCGGTCGGCAAGACGATCGCGTGGGAGGCCGATACCGCCGTCCAGCGCGGGCATTCGGCCGCCGACAGCCTGTCCGCGTGGGCCACGCACGAGGGCGTGACGTGGACGATCGGCAAATCGCGGATGAAGCCGAAGCTCGGCGTCGAGTACAACTACGCGTCGGGCGACGACAACGCCAAGGACGGCACCAAACAGACGTTCGATCAGCTCTACGCGAGCACCCACGGCAAGTGGGGGCTCGGCGACAACGTGGGCTGGCGAAACATGCAGCACATGGCGGTGAAATTCGAGGTATCGCCGACGCCGAAGCTGAAGGTCAACACCGCGCTGAACCGCCTGCAGTTGGCGACAGTGAACGACGCCTGGTACGGTTCGTCGGGTTCGAAGGTCGTCACCAACAAGAAGGCGACGAGCCGTGATCTCGGTTGGGAACCGGACATCTTCGGGACCTATACGGTCACCAAGGATCTCTCGATCGGGCTCGGCCTGGCCGTGCTGGTCGGCGGCGATTTCGTCACGCAGTCCACCGACGTCGAGCGGATCTGGACGCCGTACGTGATGTGGACCCTCAAGTTCTGA
- a CDS encoding methyl-accepting chemotaxis protein — MSGLQKAKAGLARVMSGGAVTARWVGNRSVRTKLLGGFGIVLALTMAVAYSGLAGVGMIGVELEQMYDEGLQPIRLIITANENVVYFDRDVRSHVLTHDTAEMSRITEQLDKEEKEFKSLLDEFRKTEQAKLQKERLAQLDQAWQAFRPMATEVLTLSSQMKKAEAQAAMSGGYQQVLGFIDTGLSDLARASEDLAAAGRDDAARTAAFSRRMVWLTAGLALVFGLGLALLTASSFTRSLSMIVARARQVANTDLATMTTEFQALAKGDLQRHFAVSTETLHDPRTDEFGVLARTFDEMIGRLQEAAGAFEAMTATLRAMTDETRTLAAAAVEGRLSTRGNADRFDGGYRDIVHGINATLDAVIGPLNMAAEYMDRISKGDIPPRITESYQGDFNEIKLNLNTCIDAVNALVADAGMLSKAAVEGKLSARADASRHGGDFRKIVEGVNATLDAVIGPLNMAAEYVDRISKGDIPPKITDKYDGDFNEIKNNLNVCIDAVNALIADSNMLAKGAVEGRLATRADATRHQGDFRAIIKGVNDTLDAVIGPLNVAAEYVDRIGKGDIPPKIADNYQGDFNELKNNLNACIDGLGGLVESNRVLQRVAVNDLTLKVEGHYQGVFADVARAVNETRERLSLIQTTVVEVSKGDLASLDAYKRTGRRSENDQLVPAFIQMMEAIGALVQDADMLSRAAVEGRLANRADAGRHKGDYRRVIEGVNATLDAVIGPLNMAAAYVDRISKGDIPPVNTDHYTGDFDAIKTSLNRCIESISLLVADSKTLVEAAVAGRLHTRSDVSRHQGDYRRIVDGFNRTLDAVVRPVDESAAVLAKVAAQDLRVEVQGEYAGDHAAIKTSINTMIVDLRASIGAIGRNAQQVGASSEELTAISQQMASSADETATQTGVVSSASEQVSQNLTVVATSAEEMLASIREIAKSANEAARMAKNAVSVADATDQTVRKLGDSSVEIGNVIKVITSIAEQTNLLALNATIEAARAGDAGKGFAVVANEVKELAKATARATEDISHKIEAIQGETKGAVEAIRQISGLITQIDDVSNTIASAVEEQSATTNEIGRNIAEAARGSSEIARNVSSVADAAQAAAQGATDTQKAARMLSEMAGQLQSLVGQFRT; from the coding sequence ATGAGTGGCCTCCAGAAGGCGAAGGCCGGCTTGGCGCGGGTGATGAGCGGCGGGGCCGTGACGGCACGTTGGGTTGGCAACCGGAGCGTGAGAACGAAGCTGCTGGGTGGATTTGGCATCGTGCTCGCCCTGACCATGGCGGTGGCCTATTCGGGGTTGGCTGGCGTCGGCATGATAGGCGTCGAGTTGGAGCAGATGTACGACGAGGGCCTGCAGCCGATCCGGCTCATCATCACCGCGAACGAGAACGTCGTCTACTTCGACCGCGACGTGCGCAGCCACGTCCTGACGCACGACACCGCGGAGATGAGCCGGATCACCGAGCAGCTCGACAAGGAGGAGAAGGAGTTCAAGTCGCTGCTCGACGAGTTCCGCAAGACCGAACAGGCGAAGTTGCAGAAGGAGCGTCTGGCGCAGCTCGATCAGGCGTGGCAGGCGTTCCGCCCGATGGCGACCGAGGTCCTGACGCTCAGCAGCCAGATGAAGAAAGCGGAGGCCCAGGCGGCCATGAGCGGCGGCTACCAGCAGGTCCTCGGCTTCATCGATACTGGCCTGTCCGACTTGGCGCGCGCGAGCGAGGACCTTGCGGCAGCGGGTCGCGACGACGCGGCCCGGACCGCGGCGTTCTCGCGTCGGATGGTATGGCTGACGGCGGGGCTGGCCCTGGTGTTCGGGCTCGGCCTGGCGCTGCTGACGGCGTCGAGTTTCACCCGCTCGCTGTCGATGATCGTGGCCCGCGCCCGGCAGGTGGCCAACACGGATCTGGCCACCATGACCACCGAGTTCCAGGCGCTCGCGAAGGGCGACCTCCAGCGGCATTTCGCCGTTTCGACCGAAACGTTGCATGACCCGAGAACCGACGAATTCGGCGTGCTGGCCCGGACGTTCGACGAGATGATCGGACGGCTCCAGGAAGCCGCGGGCGCCTTCGAGGCGATGACGGCGACCTTGCGGGCGATGACCGACGAGACCAGGACGCTGGCGGCCGCCGCCGTCGAGGGCCGGCTGTCCACGCGCGGCAACGCCGATCGCTTCGACGGTGGGTACCGCGACATCGTGCACGGAATCAACGCGACACTCGACGCGGTGATCGGGCCGTTGAACATGGCGGCGGAGTACATGGACCGGATCAGCAAGGGCGACATCCCGCCGAGGATCACGGAGAGCTACCAGGGCGACTTCAACGAGATCAAGCTGAACCTCAACACCTGCATCGATGCCGTGAACGCCCTCGTGGCGGATGCCGGGATGCTGTCGAAGGCCGCCGTCGAAGGCAAGCTGTCCGCCAGGGCCGACGCCTCCAGGCACGGTGGTGACTTCCGGAAAATCGTCGAAGGCGTGAATGCGACGCTCGACGCCGTGATTGGGCCGCTGAACATGGCGGCGGAGTACGTGGATCGGATCAGCAAGGGCGACATCCCGCCGAAGATCACCGACAAGTACGATGGTGATTTCAACGAGATCAAGAACAACCTCAACGTATGCATCGATGCGGTGAACGCCCTGATTGCCGACTCGAACATGCTCGCCAAGGGAGCCGTGGAAGGCCGGCTGGCGACGCGCGCCGACGCGACGCGGCACCAGGGCGACTTCCGGGCGATCATCAAGGGCGTGAACGACACGCTCGACGCCGTCATCGGGCCGCTGAACGTGGCGGCGGAGTACGTGGATCGGATCGGCAAGGGCGATATCCCCCCGAAGATTGCAGACAACTATCAGGGAGACTTCAACGAGCTGAAGAACAACCTGAACGCCTGCATCGACGGCCTGGGCGGCCTCGTCGAGTCCAATCGCGTCCTGCAGCGCGTGGCCGTCAACGACCTGACCCTGAAGGTGGAAGGCCACTACCAGGGCGTGTTCGCCGACGTGGCCCGGGCAGTCAACGAGACGCGAGAGCGCCTCAGCCTCATCCAGACCACGGTCGTCGAGGTCAGCAAGGGCGACCTGGCCAGCCTCGACGCCTACAAGCGTACTGGCCGACGGTCCGAGAACGACCAGCTCGTGCCGGCATTCATCCAGATGATGGAGGCGATCGGCGCCCTCGTGCAGGACGCCGACATGCTCTCTCGAGCGGCGGTCGAAGGCCGGCTGGCGAACCGCGCCGACGCCGGCCGCCACAAGGGCGACTACCGCCGGGTGATCGAGGGCGTGAACGCAACACTCGACGCGGTGATCGGGCCGTTGAACATGGCGGCTGCCTACGTGGATCGCATCAGCAAGGGTGACATTCCGCCCGTGAACACGGATCACTACACCGGCGACTTCGATGCGATCAAGACCAGCCTCAACCGTTGCATCGAGTCCATCAGCCTGCTCGTCGCCGACAGCAAGACTCTCGTCGAGGCGGCCGTCGCAGGACGACTGCACACCCGGTCTGACGTGAGCCGGCACCAGGGCGACTACCGGAGGATCGTCGACGGCTTCAACCGGACGCTCGATGCGGTCGTCCGGCCCGTGGACGAATCCGCCGCGGTGCTCGCCAAGGTGGCGGCCCAGGATCTGCGAGTCGAGGTCCAGGGCGAATACGCGGGCGACCACGCCGCGATCAAGACCAGCATCAACACGATGATCGTGGACCTGCGCGCCTCGATCGGCGCGATCGGCCGGAACGCGCAGCAGGTCGGTGCCTCGTCCGAGGAACTGACCGCGATCAGCCAGCAGATGGCGAGCAGCGCCGACGAGACGGCGACGCAAACGGGCGTGGTGTCTTCCGCGTCCGAGCAGGTGTCGCAGAATCTGACGGTGGTGGCGACCAGCGCGGAGGAGATGCTGGCGTCGATCCGCGAGATTGCCAAGAGCGCCAACGAGGCGGCCCGGATGGCCAAGAATGCGGTGAGCGTCGCCGACGCCACCGATCAGACGGTGCGGAAGCTGGGCGACAGCTCGGTCGAAATCGGCAACGTCATCAAGGTCATCACCTCGATCGCCGAGCAGACCAACCTGCTCGCGCTCAACGCGACGATCGAGGCGGCCCGCGCCGGTGACGCGGGCAAGGGCTTCGCGGTCGTGGCGAACGAGGTGAAGGAACTGGCCAAGGCCACGGCGCGGGCCACCGAGGACATCAGCCACAAGATCGAGGCCATCCAGGGGGAGACGAAGGGCGCCGTCGAGGCCATTCGCCAGATCAGCGGGCTCATCACGCAGATTGACGACGTGTCGAACACCATCGCATCGGCCGTCGAGGAACAGTCGGCGACCACCAACGAGATCGGCCGGAACATCGCCGAGGCCGCCCGGGGGTCCTCCGAGATCGCCCGGAACGTGTCGAGCGTCGCGGACGCCGCCCAGGCCGCGGCCCAGGGCGCGACTGACACCCAGAAGGCCGCCCGGATGCTCTCCGAGATGGCGGGGCAACTGCAGTCGCTTGTTGGTCAGTTCAGAACGTAG
- a CDS encoding sigma-54 dependent transcriptional regulator, translated as MTPRPSLLLVDDDDVFRTVMAGELDRSGFEVSAAASGGEALRIVADYQPQVVLLDLSLPDMTGLQVLERLRTASPASEVIMLTGHGSIDTAIQSIRAGAFDYVSKPCPLDELEVRIQRALERHSLSCRATLLERGLTPPDMGNAFVGQSPEFLRTVALVGRIAPADSTVLITGETGTGKEIVAKLIHARSPRRSRPFVVVECAALQEDLLQSELFGHERGAFTGAERTKPGLFEVAHGGTIFLDEIGEVSPATQVKLLRVLDTSTFRHVGGTSEIRVDVRVLAATNRDLTSMVRQGLFREDLFYRLSTISVHTPPLRDRVGDIELLARHFVAQLNDRFGCRREVGDAALDLLRGHDWPGNIRELKHVLEAAHVTCDGPDIRPEHLPIVPRRPPASAPASALPTLDDLERDHIRRVLDATHGHRGQAAKILGISERNLYRKLRDFGWLS; from the coding sequence GTGACACCACGACCATCACTCCTCCTCGTGGACGACGACGATGTGTTCCGCACGGTGATGGCTGGAGAACTCGATCGCTCCGGCTTTGAAGTTTCGGCCGCCGCATCGGGCGGCGAGGCCCTCCGCATCGTGGCCGACTATCAGCCGCAGGTCGTGCTCCTGGACCTCAGCCTACCGGATATGACCGGGCTCCAGGTACTGGAGCGTCTGCGTACGGCAAGCCCGGCGAGCGAAGTCATCATGCTCACCGGCCACGGTTCCATCGACACCGCGATCCAGTCGATCCGTGCCGGCGCGTTCGACTACGTGTCCAAGCCCTGCCCGCTCGATGAACTCGAGGTGCGCATCCAGCGCGCGCTCGAGCGCCACTCGCTGAGCTGTCGGGCGACGCTGCTCGAGCGTGGTTTGACGCCGCCGGACATGGGGAACGCCTTCGTCGGCCAGAGCCCTGAGTTCCTCCGGACCGTCGCGTTGGTCGGGCGCATCGCGCCGGCCGACTCGACGGTGCTGATCACAGGCGAGACGGGGACGGGCAAGGAAATCGTCGCAAAGCTGATCCACGCCCGGAGTCCCAGGCGCTCACGGCCGTTCGTCGTGGTCGAATGCGCGGCACTCCAGGAAGACCTCCTGCAGAGCGAACTGTTCGGCCACGAGCGCGGCGCGTTCACCGGCGCGGAGCGCACGAAGCCCGGGTTGTTCGAGGTGGCGCACGGCGGGACGATCTTCCTCGACGAGATCGGCGAGGTGAGCCCGGCTACGCAAGTGAAACTCCTGCGCGTCCTGGACACCTCGACGTTCCGACACGTCGGAGGCACGTCGGAGATCCGAGTGGACGTGCGCGTGCTGGCCGCGACGAACCGTGACCTGACGTCGATGGTCCGGCAGGGGCTGTTCCGCGAGGATCTGTTCTACCGCCTGAGCACCATCTCGGTGCACACGCCGCCGCTGCGCGACCGCGTCGGTGACATCGAACTCCTGGCGCGCCATTTCGTCGCGCAGCTCAATGACAGGTTCGGCTGCCGGAGGGAGGTGGGAGACGCAGCGCTCGATCTGCTGAGAGGCCACGACTGGCCCGGCAATATCCGCGAGCTGAAGCACGTGCTCGAAGCGGCGCACGTCACGTGTGACGGGCCGGACATTCGGCCGGAACACCTGCCGATCGTCCCCCGCCGCCCTCCGGCCTCGGCGCCAGCATCGGCGCTGCCCACGCTCGACGACCTCGAGCGCGACCACATCCGTCGCGTGCTCGACGCCACGCACGGCCACCGGGGCCAAGCCGCCAAGATCCTCGGGATCAGCGAGCGGAACCTCTACCGGAAGCTGAGGGACTTCGGCTGGCTGTCGTGA
- the ribD gene encoding bifunctional diaminohydroxyphosphoribosylaminopyrimidine deaminase/5-amino-6-(5-phosphoribosylamino)uracil reductase RibD, with protein MDDRAARDDLSFMREALHVAGRIPRRPWPNPPVGALVVLDGRIVGRGAHHGAGAAHAEMVALDQAGPRARGATLYCTLEPCNHQGRTPPCAPRVASSGIGRLVVAVIDPNPHVAGRGLDVVRDAGIEVTVGVAAEEALELVWPFVITAAFERPFVVLKTATSLDGRFAPTSRRAEGGPAYLTGPEARHDVHRLRRWSDVVLVGKRTKEVDEPQLNGRLTTDCDACPAAEPLPAYVDTDLTLTAGWPGRAHWVFAGVSSAPVDRQQDVERQHGTVVLCDERDGHVAPEALVDAFARRGGHCLLIEGGPTLAAACLQAGIVDRCISYVAPQVLGDGVSWPSWIMPGDGAHAATLFTLTRVMRSGPDAKLVFDRADFAQALARVSGGVGTVFQQSITTP; from the coding sequence GTGGACGATCGAGCAGCACGCGACGACCTGTCGTTCATGAGAGAGGCGCTACACGTTGCCGGACGGATTCCGCGGCGGCCGTGGCCGAATCCTCCGGTCGGCGCGCTCGTGGTGCTGGACGGGCGGATTGTCGGACGGGGTGCGCACCATGGCGCCGGCGCCGCCCACGCCGAGATGGTGGCGCTCGATCAGGCCGGACCGCGAGCCCGCGGCGCCACGCTCTACTGCACACTCGAGCCCTGCAATCACCAGGGCCGCACTCCGCCCTGTGCGCCACGCGTCGCGTCGAGCGGCATCGGCCGCCTCGTCGTCGCGGTCATCGATCCCAACCCGCATGTGGCGGGTCGGGGCCTCGATGTCGTGCGTGACGCGGGCATCGAGGTGACGGTCGGAGTCGCCGCTGAGGAGGCGCTCGAACTCGTCTGGCCCTTCGTGATCACCGCGGCGTTCGAGCGGCCGTTCGTCGTACTGAAGACCGCGACATCACTGGACGGGCGCTTCGCCCCGACCTCCCGACGTGCCGAGGGGGGGCCGGCCTATCTGACCGGCCCGGAAGCCAGGCATGACGTACATCGGCTCAGGCGCTGGAGCGACGTCGTGCTCGTCGGCAAGCGCACGAAGGAAGTGGACGAGCCGCAACTCAACGGCCGCCTGACCACTGACTGCGACGCATGCCCCGCGGCGGAACCGCTGCCTGCATACGTCGATACAGACCTGACGCTCACCGCTGGCTGGCCGGGGCGAGCGCACTGGGTATTCGCCGGCGTCAGCAGTGCGCCAGTCGATCGTCAGCAGGACGTCGAGCGGCAGCACGGAACCGTCGTCCTCTGCGACGAGCGCGACGGCCACGTGGCGCCAGAGGCCCTCGTCGACGCGTTTGCGCGTCGGGGTGGACACTGCCTGCTGATCGAGGGCGGGCCGACGCTCGCCGCCGCCTGCCTGCAGGCTGGGATCGTCGACCGCTGCATCTCCTACGTGGCCCCGCAGGTGCTGGGGGACGGCGTCTCGTGGCCCTCGTGGATCATGCCGGGCGATGGCGCACACGCCGCAACGCTGTTCACGCTGACGCGCGTGATGCGGTCCGGGCCGGACGCGAAGCTCGTGTTCGACCGGGCAGACTTCGCACAAGCGTTGGCACGCGTGTCGGGAGGGGTCGGGACTGTTTTTCAACAGTCGATCACAACTCCGTAA
- a CDS encoding class I SAM-dependent methyltransferase yields MRRAVRVGLFWSFALVFAAGVGSTVYCAVAPRVASADGWHLDIDRAMDAVGVAPGMIVGDAGAGEGYFTLPMARRVGSAGAVYANDISKRSLDALAEDARRERLSNVHTVEGVVDDPLFPRRDLQLVVVVHAFHDFDRPVEWLVNLRKYLRPGGSVAIIDLDPAQGARASHFWTREQILGHATGAGYEMTKLIDNISSHLIIVLKPRPIRGDVAL; encoded by the coding sequence ATGCGTCGCGCCGTACGAGTGGGATTGTTCTGGAGCTTCGCGCTGGTGTTTGCCGCCGGCGTGGGCTCGACCGTGTATTGCGCCGTGGCGCCCCGAGTCGCGTCGGCCGACGGATGGCACCTCGACATCGACCGGGCCATGGACGCCGTAGGGGTCGCGCCGGGGATGATCGTGGGCGACGCCGGTGCTGGCGAGGGGTATTTCACGCTGCCCATGGCTCGGCGGGTCGGCTCGGCGGGTGCCGTCTACGCAAATGACATCAGCAAACGGTCGTTGGATGCCCTGGCTGAGGACGCCAGGCGGGAGCGCCTCTCCAACGTCCATACCGTCGAGGGAGTCGTTGACGACCCACTGTTCCCGCGGCGCGACCTGCAACTCGTGGTCGTCGTGCACGCGTTCCACGATTTCGATCGTCCGGTCGAGTGGCTGGTGAACCTCAGGAAATACCTGCGGCCGGGCGGCAGCGTGGCCATCATCGACCTCGACCCCGCCCAGGGTGCGCGGGCGAGCCATTTCTGGACGCGCGAGCAGATTCTCGGACACGCGACCGGCGCTGGCTACGAGATGACCAAGCTCATCGACAACATCTCCAGCCACCTGATCATCGTCCTGAAGCCGCGCCCGATCAGGGGCGACGTCGCGCTCTAG
- a CDS encoding ABC transporter permease, whose product MHTILSDLRYGVRTLASTPGFTAVAVLILGIGIGLNTAVFSLTNMILLRPLSGESKPGQLAALYAYDRTHPDSYHEFSYPAYVDIRDRNGVFAQTAGLAVTMVGLGEGEMTRRGFAFIATSSLFTLFDARPPKGRAFLPDEETPGANRLVTVLSEEYWRRSGADPNIVGKTIRINTQPFTVVGVAPRGFGGPTTMIAPAVWLPTGVYDLVAGNGFRRSVKRAFADRAEETLLLFARMRPGVSFDSAQAPLTALAGQLEQAFPAEHRHLGLKVRSISRTGISTNPQNDGDAYTMSGLLQGVTAIVLVIACMNLANMLLARSTSRRREIAVRFALGANRVVVVRQLLIEGFVLSLAGSAVGLLFTYWALRAFGVSLDPLSELMIVLDPRPDLRILGVALGFAVFATLTFCLGPSLQLLRTDVFGELKEGARAAATGRHRYVSMRHVLVVGQVALSLALLTAAGLFVRGATKAAHAEPGFALDRSVVVGVDPSLTRIDEKGGRDFYRRALDRLRATPGIEAASMASIVPFGNMSETRRVRFVGQPVADVHADNELGGSSTSYGAGGGDGGGNDRNGVTAAFYVVGRDYFQTLRIPILRGRGFTETEESDATGPRVAVIDEPMAKRLFKGADPIGQHVYMPDPVEAERAPMEVVGIVAGTRHSMFDTTPGPHIFVPFGQRYRSTMTFHARVASSGPAAEAVALHAIREQLRGVDSSIPIVLSSNMADFRDHGMSAWGVRMGAQMFAAFGIVAAFLALIGIYGVRAYLVARRTREIGIRMALGATRADVLRMVLREGMVLVSVGLVIGVFLAFAAGMSLRGMIYQVSEYDPASFVGAAVLLSLTALVACYVPALRATKVAPTVALRSL is encoded by the coding sequence ATGCACACCATCTTGTCGGATCTCCGCTACGGCGTGAGGACTCTTGCCAGCACCCCGGGCTTCACGGCCGTGGCGGTGCTCATCCTGGGCATCGGGATTGGGCTGAACACCGCCGTCTTCAGCCTCACCAACATGATCCTGCTGCGGCCCCTGTCCGGCGAGTCGAAGCCGGGCCAGTTGGCCGCCTTGTATGCATACGACCGCACGCATCCTGACTCGTACCACGAGTTCTCCTACCCGGCCTACGTGGACATCCGCGACCGGAACGGAGTCTTCGCCCAGACGGCCGGACTGGCAGTCACGATGGTCGGGCTGGGCGAGGGCGAGATGACCCGCCGCGGGTTTGCGTTCATCGCGACATCCAGTTTGTTCACGCTGTTCGACGCCCGCCCCCCGAAGGGCCGTGCGTTCCTGCCGGACGAGGAGACACCGGGCGCCAACCGGCTGGTCACCGTCCTAAGCGAGGAGTACTGGCGACGGAGCGGGGCCGACCCCAACATCGTCGGGAAGACGATTCGCATCAACACCCAACCGTTCACGGTGGTCGGCGTCGCCCCGCGGGGGTTTGGCGGCCCGACGACGATGATCGCACCGGCGGTGTGGCTGCCGACCGGCGTGTACGATCTCGTCGCCGGGAATGGTTTCAGGCGTTCGGTCAAACGGGCCTTTGCCGATCGGGCCGAGGAAACCCTGTTGCTCTTCGCCCGAATGAGGCCGGGCGTGTCGTTCGACTCGGCCCAGGCCCCGCTCACCGCCCTGGCGGGGCAACTCGAGCAGGCGTTTCCGGCCGAACACCGACACCTCGGTTTGAAGGTGAGGTCCATCTCGCGGACGGGCATCAGCACGAATCCGCAGAATGACGGCGACGCGTACACCATGTCCGGCCTGCTCCAGGGCGTGACCGCCATTGTGCTGGTCATCGCGTGCATGAACCTGGCGAACATGCTGCTCGCCCGTTCGACGAGCCGACGCCGCGAGATCGCGGTGCGGTTCGCGCTGGGGGCCAATCGGGTGGTGGTCGTGCGACAACTCCTGATCGAGGGCTTCGTGCTCTCGCTCGCCGGGAGCGCCGTCGGCCTGCTCTTCACCTACTGGGCCCTGCGCGCGTTCGGTGTGTCTCTGGATCCGCTCTCGGAACTGATGATCGTTCTCGACCCTCGTCCCGACCTTCGGATCCTCGGCGTGGCCCTCGGGTTCGCGGTGTTCGCCACGCTGACCTTCTGTCTGGGACCCTCGCTGCAGCTGCTGCGGACCGATGTGTTCGGCGAGTTGAAGGAAGGGGCCCGGGCGGCTGCGACGGGACGGCATCGCTACGTCAGCATGCGTCATGTGCTCGTGGTCGGTCAGGTGGCGCTGTCGCTCGCGTTACTGACGGCCGCCGGTCTGTTCGTGCGTGGTGCGACCAAGGCCGCGCACGCCGAACCCGGATTCGCTCTCGATCGCAGCGTCGTCGTCGGAGTCGATCCGAGCCTCACGCGGATCGACGAAAAGGGGGGACGGGACTTCTACCGGCGCGCCCTCGACCGCCTGCGCGCCACGCCGGGCATCGAGGCGGCCAGCATGGCCTCGATCGTGCCCTTCGGCAACATGAGTGAGACGCGGCGCGTGCGCTTTGTCGGCCAGCCGGTGGCCGACGTGCACGCCGACAACGAGCTCGGCGGTTCGAGCACATCGTACGGCGCCGGCGGCGGTGATGGGGGCGGCAACGACAGAAACGGCGTGACCGCGGCCTTCTACGTGGTGGGGCGGGACTACTTCCAGACGCTCCGCATCCCGATCTTGAGAGGGCGGGGATTCACGGAGACAGAGGAATCGGACGCCACCGGCCCTCGCGTGGCGGTCATCGACGAGCCGATGGCCAAACGGCTCTTCAAGGGGGCCGATCCCATCGGACAACACGTGTACATGCCCGATCCGGTCGAGGCCGAGCGCGCTCCGATGGAGGTCGTGGGCATCGTCGCGGGTACGCGCCACAGCATGTTCGACACCACGCCGGGGCCGCACATCTTCGTACCGTTCGGGCAGCGCTATCGATCGACGATGACCTTTCACGCCCGGGTGGCGTCCTCCGGGCCCGCCGCCGAGGCCGTCGCACTCCATGCGATTCGCGAACAACTTCGCGGCGTCGACAGCTCGATCCCGATCGTCCTGTCGAGCAACATGGCGGATTTCCGCGACCACGGCATGTCGGCGTGGGGTGTGCGCATGGGCGCCCAGATGTTCGCGGCGTTCGGCATCGTCGCGGCGTTCCTGGCACTGATCGGCATCTACGGCGTGCGAGCCTACCTCGTCGCGCGCCGCACCAGGGAGATCGGCATACGCATGGCGCTCGGCGCGACGCGGGCCGACGTCCTGCGGATGGTGCTCCGCGAAGGGATGGTGCTGGTGTCGGTGGGGCTCGTGATCGGCGTGTTCCTGGCCTTTGCGGCTGGAATGAGCCTGCGAGGGATGATCTACCAGGTGAGCGAGTACGATCCGGCATCGTTTGTTGGAGCCGCTGTCCTGCTGTCGCTGACCGCACTGGTCGCCTGCTATGTCCCTGCGCTGCGGGCGACCAAGGTGGCGCCGACCGTGGCTCTGCGATCGCTGTGA